From one Triticum aestivum cultivar Chinese Spring chromosome 4B, IWGSC CS RefSeq v2.1, whole genome shotgun sequence genomic stretch:
- the LOC123089618 gene encoding obtusifoliol 14-alpha demethylase-like — translation MDMLATRATWLAIAIFFITAVATKISRWKSNVHLCPTRPLPPVVNVLALLPSLFNKGFGVTIADLHTRLGSVFTINLFGPKITLLVGPDISAHFFQGLESEISFGNFAEVTVPIFGQEVLYGVDMATRSEQIHFIVDVLKPSKLRSLVDPILQEVEAYFASWGQEGIVDLKHELEQVLMFISSRCLLGYEVREMMLEEVSSLFHELENGLNFFSFLFPYIPTSTNRRRDKAHIRLKEIFTTTIRSRRSSGRVQEDALQRLMNSKYKDGRSASEAEICGMIIALIFAGKHPSSSTSIWTGAFMLSNTKFLIAAVEEQKHIISKYKNQIGYDAFLEMDTLHRCIKEALRMHTPVQMLARKAHKKFKVQTKEGKEYDIPEGHNIVIPTALNNKLSHVYNDPHAYDPDRFGPGREEDRVGGKYSFTTFGGGRHVCSGMALAYLQIKVIWSHLLRNFEFKLISPFPKVDVSKVGQEPKGKVMISYNRRQLQCY, via the exons ATGGACATGCTAGCAACTAGAGCGACCTGGTTGGCCATAGCTATCTTCTTCATAACTGCTGTAGCCACGAAGATTTCAAGATGGAAAAGCAATGTCCATCTGTGCCCCACAAGACCACTTCCACCTGTCGTGAATGTCCTTGCTCTCTTACCTTCACTTTTTAACAAGGGTTTTGGGGTTACAATCGCTGATCTGCACACAAGACTTGGCAGTGTGTTTACAATAAATTTGTTTGGGCCAAAGATAACCTTGTTGGTTGGACCTGATATCTCAGCTCATTTCTTCCAAGGGTTGGAGTCGGAGATTAGCTTTGGAAATTTCGCTGAGGTTACCGTTCCCATATTTGGCCAAGAAGTTTTGTATGGTGTAGATATGGCTACTCGCAGTGAGCAAATACACTTCATCGTTGATGTACTAAAGCCATCCAAGCTGCGGAGCCTCGTTGATCCCATATTGCAAGAAGTAGAG GCCTACTTTGCAAGCTGGGGACAAGAGGGCATAGTTGATCTTAAACATGAACTCGAGCAGGTGCTCATGTTTATCTCAAGTCGGTGCCTACTCGGATATGAGGTTCGTGAGATGATGCTGGAAGAAGTTTCATCATTGTTTCATGAACTTGAGAATGGCTTAAACTTTTTTAGTTTCTTGTTCCCCTATATTCCAACCTCGACAAACCGCCGACGCGACAAGGCGCACATCAGGCTTAAAGAAATATTCACTACAACTATCAGGTCACGCAGGAGCTCCGGCCGAGTTCAGGAGGATGCACTGCAGAGGTTGATGAATTCCAAATATAAAGACGGTCGCTCTGCATCCGAAGCCGAAATTTGTGGCATGATCATAGCACTCATATTTGCTGGAAAGCACCCAAGCTCCAGCACTAGTATATGGACTGGAGCTTTCATGTTGAGCAACACCAAATTCTTAATAGCTGCCGTGGAGGAGCAAAAGCATATAATTAGCAAGTACAAGAACCAAATAGGCTATGATGCATTTTTAGAGATGGATACCCTGCATAGATGCATCAAGGAGGCACTTCGGATGCATACACCAGTGCAAATGTTAGCTCGCAAGGCACATAAGAAATTCAAGGTGCAGACCAAGGAAGGCAAGGAATATGACATACCTGAAGGGCATAACATTGTAATCCCTACAGCACTCAACAATAAGCTGTCACATGTTTACAATGACCCTCATGCGTACGATCCAGATCGGTTTGGTCCTGGAagagaggaggacagagttggcGGCAAGTACTCTTTCACAACATTTGGTGGTGGAAGGCATGTTTGTTCTGGCATGGCCTTGGCTTACCTGCAAATTAAGGTCATATGGAGCCATCTATTAAGAAACTTTGAGTTCAAGTTAATATCTCCATTCCCTAAGGTGGATGTGAGCAAGGTGGGTCAAGAGCCTAAAGGAAAAGTAATGATAAGTTATAACAGACGCCAGCTACAGTGCTACTAG